The Solenopsis invicta isolate M01_SB chromosome 12, UNIL_Sinv_3.0, whole genome shotgun sequence genome window below encodes:
- the LOC105206631 gene encoding uncharacterized protein LOC105206631 — MAHSLFIGAIDSLNTESKGLVHVTIQSMRNSFSKKLTCLTIPAIVDLIPSEVFPRDLIKIPPNIKLADPDFHVPRTVDLLIGSGATLSMLSVGRINLSPEGDDLYLQKTRLGWVVAGGASWQAPSKFACYLTNLEAQLTKFWTIEEIAEDKLNSEEEIECEAHFVKTVSRDNTGRYTVSLPFRRTNQCIGESRTLALNRLTALERKFNANSAFREEYTRVIEEHVKLGHISLTKEFSNDGYYMPHHAVIKETSSTTKLRVVFDASAKSKNGVSLNDVLIVGPTIQDKLFSHLIRFRTYRYVITADIEKMYLQVLLHENDRRYQRILWRKNDNVETYQINKLAFGVSSSPFLAIRVLQKLADDEAHAFPIAARVIKSHLYVDDLLSGADSIEEARIIRDEVIALLARGGFSIRQWASNDKRIIDDLATSALHARFTFDEGRFFKTLGIAWSTDGDKLHYSINSIKVTEKITKRKILSEIAKIYDPLGLLGPVI; from the coding sequence ATGGCACATTCTTTATTCATCGGTGCAATAGATAGCCTGAATACGGAATCAAAGGGCCTTGTGCATGTGACTATACAATCAATGCGAAAcagtttttccaaaaaattgacATGCTTAACGATACCAGCTATCGTGGACTTAATTCCCTCGGAGGTCTTTCCGCGAGATTTGATAAAGATTCCTCCCAATATCAAATTAGCAGATCCTGATTTTCATGTACCACGTACAGTCGATTTGTTGATCGGTTCGGGCGCAACTTTGTCTATGCTTTCCGTTGGTCGAATTAATTTATCACCCGAAGGGGAcgatttatatttgcaaaagaCGCGTCTCGGATGGGTGGTCGCCGGGGGAGCGTCTTGGCAAGCTCCTTCGAAATTTGCATGTTACTTAACAAATTTAGAAGcccaattaacaaaattttggaCAATCGAAGAAATCGCGGAGGATAAATTAAATTCCGAAGAGGAAATCGAATGCGAAGCACATTTTGTAAAGACTGTTTCTCGCGATAATACAGGACGGTACACAGTTAGTTTACCATTTCGCAGGACAAATCAATGTATTGGTGAATCGCGAACATTGGCACTTAATCGTTTAACAGCATTAGAACGCAAATTCAACGCGAACTCGGCATTCCGAGAGGAGTATACGCGAGTAATTGAAGAACACGTGAAGTTAGGGCATATCTCGTTAACAAAAGAGTTTAGCAATGACGGATACTATATGCCTCACCATGCCGTAATTAAAGAAACTAGCAGCACTACTAAATTGCGAGTAGTGTTTGACGCGTCGGCGAAATCAAAGAACGGCGTGTCATTAAATGACGTATTAATAGTCGGACCAACAAttcaagataaattattttcgcACCTAATTCGATTCCGTACATACAGATACGTCATTACCGCCGACATCGAAAAGATGTATTTGCAagtattattacacgaaaatgATCGGCGTTATCAACGAATTCTTTGGCGTAAAAACGATAACGTGGAAacgtatcaaattaataaactcGCATTTGGTGTATCGTCTTCGCCATTTCTTGCTATTCGTGTCCTTCAAAAACTCGCTGACGATGAAGCGCACGCATTCCCTATCGCCGCGCGAGTGATTAAATCTCATTTATACGTGGATGATTTGTTATCCGGAGCCGACAGCATCGAGGAAGCGCGAATAATTAGAGACGAAGTGATCGCGTTGCTTGCTCGAGGCGGGTTTTCTATTCGGCAATGGGCTTCGAATGATAAGCGTATTATCGATGATTTGGCGACCAGTGCATTACACGCAAGGTTTACGTTCGATGAAGgtcgattttttaaaacattgggAATAGCATGGAGTACAGATGgcgataaattacattattcaataaattcaattaaagttaCAGAAAAAATAACTAAACGAAAAATACTTTCGGAAATCGCGAAAATATACGATCCATTAGGTTTATTAGGCCCCGTGATATGA